DNA sequence from the Terriglobia bacterium genome:
GGAGCCGCGCAACGAACGTGCACCCCGCCGACAGGCCCAGGCCGGTTGTTGCGACCTACGATTTGGGCTTATCTGGATCCGTAGCCTCGTCCTTGTTCTTATCTTTGTTCTTGTCCTTGTCCTTGTTTTTATCCTTGTGCTTTTTGTCCTTTTTCGTCTTATCCGGATCGGTAGCGGCTTCTTTGCTTTCCTTCTTGTCGGTTGCCGATTTGGAGGTGTCATCCTTCTTCTTGTCCGGATCGGTAGCCTCGTCCTTTTTGTCCTGCGCAGTGGCCGCCGAGCCAGCCATGAGGACCGCAGCGCCACCGGCCAGAAGCGTGCCTGCCACGGTCACAAATGACCGCCGGGAAAGTTTCCGTTCGGTGATTATTTCGTCGTCCTTGAGTGTGCGAGCGCCCTGTTGATTGGGCGACTTTGTGTTTTCATCAGCCATGAATTGTTCCTTTCCTTTTTGACTGTTCTCTTGCTTCTGCTTGAGCCTGATATTTTTCTTTTGCTATCGCACAACTATACGCCTGAATCGGGCGGTCAAGTACAGGAAACGCTTATCGTGTGCCTGGCGATTGTGCTTGTGTGCAAAATTGCACAGTATGAGGAACCATTGAAGAAATACTCGGGCGCAGGCATGTTTGTGGCGGTTATTTATTGACGCGCTCGCTTCGCTGCTTTGAGTCCCAGGAAGCCAACCCCGGGCTTCCTGGGAGCAGCTGCGCGAGAGCCTGCGGCGCAAGGAAAAGATTCTTAGCCGCTTTTACGGCACGGCTGAAGCCGTGCCCTGACACTTGTTGTCGCAGTGGATGCTAGATGATCAAGGGAATCAGATGTGGTGCGGCGAACGGTGTGGATTCCCACCCTCAAGCAAAAGCGGGTAAACGCAGTAAGTCGTCATGTATCCGTTCAGTTGTGCTCGCCTTGAGAGCAGCGGAGCCGATTCCTCGGGCCTCACAGAATCGATAGCGCAGATTTCAGCAGCGATCACGTTAGGCTCCTCGGAACAGCATGGCGTTGTGTGGGCGTTTTATGGCCTGTGGTTTTAGCCCTTAATGGCTTTTCGCAAGGCGGATTGGACGCTAGTTGAGACAAGCCCTTCGATGTAATGGTTCAGGCGGATCACACAATGCGCCACATATTCGGCGGCTCAAAATGTAATTTGTGGTCATCGGTCATCTTGTGCAGGATGTTTTCAATTTTCTGGTGCCTTTGCGGATCACGCACGGCAGGTAAGTCATACAACTCTTCCACGGCCCGCAACTCGGCGGCGAACTCCTGCTCTTCTTCCGGGGTTGGTAGCAAAGCCATGTCGCTGCCGTCATGCATTTTGAGTGCTTCTTCATATTGGGCGATTCGAACGCGACTTTCGATAGTGTGCAGGTCATAGCGTGGATACTGCACTAGTGGAAGCAGGTGGCCTTCGGGCAGCCGCGTGATGGCTTTCAATATGAAGATACATTGACGCTTGCGCTTCGTTGTATCGGCAAGATCGACCTGCCGGTTCCACACCTGAAATGCCGCAACGATGATTCCCGCTATGATGATGCCCCAACCCAACCTAGCCGGGATCGCGTGTCCCGTGATCTGCCATGAGGAGAAAATGGCAATGATGAACCCGCTTGTTAGGAGCGCACCCCAAGTCTTGCACATCTCAACTGTGAATTGGCCAAGTCGTATAAGCATGATTGCGATTTAGTTGGACCGGAAAGACCGAATGGAATATATCTTTAGTTTCTTAAATTCTTGAAGGTACTTGGGTGCCCTGATGCAATGAAATCGTCCTGGTCCTCTTTAGCTGCGTATTTGAAAATCTTGTCATACATCTCTTTTCCCTGTTCCTGCGTGGCTTGGTAACCATTCTCCGAAGGAATTCGCTCTTTAACGATTTGTTCCTTGCTACGAAAATCGATGGGGTAGGCACTTGCCGCTGGATTTACGGGAAGGTCAAGAATCAACTTTGCTCTGGATTCCGTGTAATCGTATTTGGCGTATTGATGAATTGGCGCGAGCCGATAGTCGTCCATGGGCTGAAACGCCAAAACCGTACCCAATGGCCAGAAGGTGAATTCAGCCACCACACAAATTCTCTTCCGAATAAGATCGCAAAAACCACCAATACCAGTCTTGCGTCCGCTTGTGCCTTTGACGGCAAACGCATACACGTACCAATCTGGCGGGAAGTCTTGATTTCGGGAGTTGCGAAGGAATTTCCGCAACCATGGATGAGTTTTGACAAAGTGCTGGCCGTTGGCCGAAACGTAATTCATTACAACTTGCTTGAGAATGCTGAGAGGGCGGTTGACGATTACACGTATAGTGTCGCCGTCTGCTACTTTGTCCACCTTTTCGGCAACATCCTTTATCAATTCAGCATAATGTGTTCCGTACTTCGCCCCTGTCCAGTTGTTGCATTCTCCACACAAGCTCCGAACCGTCCAGCCACGTACAACCTCACCTTGCCAAATTACGTGACCGACCTGATCTGTGAGTTTATCTACTGATTGGAGCAAAATATCGTGGTCGTTAAAGGCGGAGCGAGGTGGGGTATGTTCCAACGTGAGCACACGATACTCACCGCAAAGCCAGCAATGCCCTTCAATTTTCGGTTTCACTACTTCAACCCTTAGAAAAGGATTGTAGCTCGATTCGACTATTCGCCGCAACTTCGCTTTTTCGCGAAAACAACACGACCTCGGGGGAGTCACTCTGCTTTGTCATCGAGGTCTAACTTTCGGTTGGCACTTACAAGGTCCGATAACTTTAAAAATCTTTCGGATTGGTCATCTACTTATTGACTTCTGTTCGCTTTTTGTTTAACATGCGTTTCAGGTTCTCGCCGGGAGCGGCAGCGGCGAACCGTCGTGTACAGGCGGCAAGAAACAAGCCTGTTAGCGATTGAGGGTATCCCAGTTGGAGGCGGGAAGCCCAAAAAGGCCTGCAACCACGCGATCATCGCCGGCCCACCGTTAGGGTCACAGAGAGCGTCGAGCCAAATAAGCAGTCTGCATTCAGCAATCTGCAAATAAAGCAAACAGGATAAGTGTGTGTGTTGGAGCTTCTAGCTACTGGCTACTAGCTGCTGGTAAAGCTTTTGGCTATTGGCTTTTGGCTAAAAACCAAGAACCGGTACCTGGTACTTGGCTTTTGAAGCCAAAACCCGGGCTCACGGGCAAGAGTGCCCGTGCCACACAAAGCTTTTACAAGGTTGATCACAGGCAGGGAGTGCCTGTGCCACAAAAATCTTAAAACGCAGCCGAGGGCGGCTCTGCCCATGCAAGCCAAAATCGGGCTTGCACGGGGACCCAGGCTGCGGTCCACAAACATGTTTCTACGGAGATGAGGCGATGAGCAAAGAAGAGATTATGACGGAGATCCAGGGATTGGCGAACAAGCTGGGACGCGTGCCCACCCTGACGGAATTGAAGACGATGACACCGGTGGGGCGCAGAGGCGTCCGGAACCATTTTACGACCTACACGAACGCGCTGATTGCATGCGGAATGCTGGCAAACAAGAAACAGCGCATTGGAATGGATTCACTGTTTGGAGACTGGGCGACGGTGGCGCGGCAGATGCAGAGGCTGCCCACGTCAACGGAATATGAGGAAAAAGGCGCGCACAGCGCAAAAGCAATTATCGCCCGCTGTGGAAGCTGGAAGCGGGTGCCACACATGATGCTGGGGTACGCGCAGGAGCGAGGCCTGGTAAAAGAGTGGCCGGACGTGATGGCCATGGCGCGGGCAGAAAAGGAACTAAGCTGGCCGGCCACGGAAAGTCTGTGGCCGGGCCACGAGGCCGCGCGATGGGACGTGTTCACGAACAGGCCGGTGTATGGGACGCCGATGAATATGTGTCCGCTGGCGCATGCGCCGACGAACGAGCTGGGCGTGGTGTTTCTGTTTGGCGTGCTAGTGCGCGAGCTGGGCTACATAGTGACGTTGCTGCAAGCGGGGTTTCCTGACTGCGAAGCGCTACGCCAGGTGATGCGCGACAAATGGCAGCGGCTAAGAATCGAGTTTGAATTTGAGAGCCTTAACTTTGTGAAGCACGGACATGACGTGAAAGGCTGCGACATGATTGTGTGCTGGAAACATAATTGGCCGGAGTGTCCGCTGGAAGTGCTGGAGCTGAGCAAGTTTGTGGGGAAACTTTTGCCGCAGATCGGAAAAGCTTAACCACAAAGGACACGAAGGAACACAAAGGAGATCGGGTGATCTGGTGATCGCCGTGATCGGGTGATCGGAAAACCAAAACCTACCACGGAGACACGGAGACACGGAGGAAAAGGAAAGATTTTGCCGCAGATTTGCGCGGATAAACGCTGATCAGGAAAAAAGCTAAACCACAAAGGACAGAAAGGAACACAGAGAAAAGCAAGACTTTTCGGGCAGTCAATCTTCCTGATCAGTGTTATCAGTGAAAATCAGTGGTAAGCCGTTTACTTTTGATCCGCGTTTATCCTTGTTGATCCGCGGTAAGGTTTTGCAATCGTTTGACGGACTGAATGGCCATTCAATAGACTTTACCCGGTCATGAAATCCGCGCAGACGGCGCTTTAAAGCTGCGAATCGAAGGCGTGAGCCAGTTAAATCGGAAGGCGCAAGGCATTCATAGAAAGATAGAAATCAGGAACCGTAGAACCGAAAATTTAAAGATCGAAAACTTTAGGATCAAAAGCCCGAGATCGAAAACCGAAACCGAAAATTCGAGATCGAAACGCGAAATCAACCAAGAGAGAAGAATCCCATGAGCGATCTGGTCCAGCTTTCAAAAGACAACGATATTGCCATTATTACGATTAACAATCCGCCGGTGAACGCGCTGAGCCCGGGAGTGCCGGAAGGCATTTCTGAAGCGATTGAACAGGTTGATAAAGATCCGACGGTGAAAGCGGCGGTGCTGATTGGCGGCGGCAAAACGTTTGTGGCCGGCGCGGACATTAAAGAGTTTGGCAAGATGACGAGTGGGAAGACGCGCGGCGGAGTGCCTTTTGTGCCGCTGCTGGGCCGCATTGAAGATTGCAGCAAGCCGGTGGTGATGGCGATCCATGGCACGGCTTTTGGCGGAGGGCTGGAACTGGCGATGGCGGGGCATTATCGCGTGGCGGCGCCGACGGCGCAGGTGGGGCAGCCGGAAGTGAAGCTTGGCATTATTCCCGGCGCAGCAGGAACGCAGCGCTTGCCGCGGCTTGCAGGAGTGGCGAAAGCCGTGGAGATGTGTGCGGACGGCAATCCGATTAAAGCGAAAGAAGCTTTGTCGCTGGGCATCGTTGACAAATTAATTGATGGCGACTTGCTCAGCGGCGCGGTCGCGTTTGCCCGCGAAATTGCCGGCAAGCCTGCGCGCAAGACGCGTGAACGCAATGAGAAACTGGGATCGGCGGAGCAGAATGCGCCGATTTTTGCCGCGGCACGCGATGCTGCGCGCAAAAAAGCTCGTGGGCTGATGGCTCCGATGGCTGCCATTGACGCGGTTGAAGCCGCGACAAAGCTGCCGTTCGACCAGGGCGTGGAAGCCGAGCGCAAACTTTTTATGGAGTGCCTGTTCTCTGACCAGTCGAAGGCGATGATTCATGTCTTCTTTGGCGAGCGCGAAGTGGCGAAAATTCCTGATGTCCCGAAAGAGACTCCGACGATTCCGGTGAATACGGCGGCGGTGATCGGCGCAGGGACGATGGGCGGCGGCATTGCCATGAACTTTGCCAATGCCGGTATCCCGGTGCTGCTGAAAGAGACTGACCAGGCGGCGCTGGACCGCGGCATCAATACCATCCGCAAAAATTATGAGAACACGATGAAGAAAGGCCGCCTCACGCAGCAGCAGATGGACGATCGGATGAAGCTGATCAAGCCCACGCTGACCTATGACGGATTTGAGTCCGCAGACATGGTGGTCGAGGCCGTGTTTGAAGGCATGGCGCTGAAGAAACAGGTGTTCGGCGACCTGGACAAGATCTGTAAAAAAGGCGCGGTGCTGGCAAGCAATACGTCGACGCTGAGCATTGACGAGATAGCGTCAGCGACGTCGCGACCGGAGTCGGTGATTGGTACGCACTTCTTCTCGCCGGCGAATGTGATGCGGCTGCTGGAAATCGTGCGCGGCAAGGCGACGAGCAAAGAAGTGATCGCAACGTGCATGCAGCTGTCCAAAAAGCTGGGCAAGGTGGGCGTGCTGGTGGGCAATTGCAGAGGGTTTGTCGGCAACCGCATGTTTGGCCCTTACCGCCGTGAAGCGCAGTTCCTGGTAGAAGAAGGAGCGGGGATTGAAGCGATCGATAAAGCGATGTACGAATACGGAATGGCAATGGGTCCTTTGGCGGTGGGCGATTTGGCAGGATTAGACGTGGGTTGGCGCATTCGCAAAGAATTTAAGCACCTGGAGAAACCCGGAGTGCGGCAGCCGCTTGCTGAAGACCGCCTCTGCGAAATGGGACGTTATGGGCAGAAGACCGGAGCAGGCTGGTACAAGTATGATGAAAACCGCCGCGCCATTTTTGATCCCACGGTGGAAGAGAATGTGCGCAAGTGGGCGGCTGAAGCGGGCGTGAAGCAGCACGCAATTTCAAAAGAAGAAATTGTCGATCGCCTGATCTATGCGCTGGTGAATGAAGGCGCACGCATACTGGAAGAAGGCTACGCGCTGCGCGCCGTCGATATCGACATCATTTATCTCACCGGCTACGGATTCCCGGCGCATCGCGGCGGACCAATGTGGTATGCAGACACGGTCGGCCTGAAAAAAGTTTACGATCGCATCTGCGAATTCCATAAGCAACACGGAGAACTCTGGGAGCCCGCGCCGTTGCTTAAGCGTCTGGCGGAAGAAGGCAAAGGCTTCGCTGATTTCGATCAGAAGGCGAGCGCCGCCGCCTGATCTGACGGTGGCGAGGCCGACCACGCGCCGAGCCACATGCTACAAGGCAGAAAGAATTTAGACTCTGACCACGCTGCAAAAGCGGGTTGGAGCGAAAGCGACAAAAATGAATAGAGAAGCTGTTATTGTCGATGCTCTTCGCACGCCGCTGGGCCGGCGCGATGGCATGCTGAAATCCTGGCACCCGGTCGATCTGCTGGGCTTCACGCTCAAAGGCCTCGTCGCCCGCAACAGGCTTGATCCCGCGCGCATTGATGACGTGATTGCCGGTTGCGTGGGACAAGTTGGTGAACAAGCTTTCAACGTCAGCCGCAACGCCGTACTTGCCGCGGGCTTCCCCGAGTCCGTGCCCGGAACCACTGTCGATCGCCAGTGCGGCTCCAGCCAGCAGGCCATTCATTTTGCCGCGCAGGGCGTGATCGCCGGCAGTTATGACATTGCCATCGGCTGTGGTGTTGAGAGCATGACGCGCGTTCCCATGGGCGCGTCCGCCGCTAATGGTCCCGGCAAGCCGTTTGGTCCGGCGATGATGAAGCGCTATAACAATGTCCATTTCAATCAGGGCATCAGCGCGGAAATGCTGGCCGAGCGTTACAAGCTCACCCGCGAATGCCTTGACCAGTACAGTCTTGAAAGCCATCGCCGCGCGGCTCAAGCCGCCGAACAAGGCTGGTTCTGCCGTGAGATTCTGCCGCTGCCGGTTGAGGCTGAGCAGGGTACCGTCAACGTCAGCCGCGACGAAGGCATCCGCGCCGGCAGCACGCTGGAAAAACTTGCCACGCTCAAGACCGTCTTCAAGGCCGATGGTGTTGTCACCGCGGCAAACTCATCGCAAATTACTGACGGCGCCGCTGCAGTGCTGATCATGGAACGCGGTGTCGCGGAAAAACTCGGCTACCGCCCGATGGCGCGCTTTGTCGAATTTGCCCTCGCTGCGGAAGATCCCGTGCTCATGCTTGGCGCTCCCATCCCTGCTACTCGTAAAATCATGGAACGCTCCGGCCTCAAGCTTGAAGACATGGACCGCGTCGAAATCAATGAGGCTTTTGCCAGCGTGGTTCTAGCATGGCAGCGTGAAACCAAAGCTGATCTTGGTCAGGTGAACGTGAATGGCGGCGCTATCGCGCTAGGCCATCCGCTGGGCGCGAGTGGCGCTCGACTGATGACGACGCTGGTGCACGAACTTGAACGCACTGGCGGTCGTTACGGCTTGCAGACAATGTGCGAAGGCGGCGGCATGGCCAACGCAACCATCATCGAGCGAATAAATTAATCGAAAGGCACTTGGCCGCGAATTTCGCGAATACACACGAATAAACCCAAGTCCGATTCGCGCTTTTTCGCGTTCATTCGCGGCTAACAAAAACGGAGATGCAATGAAAATCAAAGGTTCAAGCGCGCTGGTTACCGGTGGCGCATCAGGTTTGGGCGCGGCGACTGTCCGCATGCTCGCGGCGCAGGGCGCCAAGGTTGTAATTGCAGACGTGAATGAAAAAGGTGGCAACGATCTGGCGCAGGAACTCGGGGCATCGAACAGCGTCAAGTTCGTTAAGACAGATGTAACCGACGATGCCCAGATCGCCGCAGCTGTCGAAGCTGCCGTCAAGCAGCACGGAGGCTTGCATATCCTCGTCGCCACAGCCGGAATTGGCATTGCTGAAAAACTGCTGGGCAAAAACGGCATGCACGATCTGCAGAAATTCATTCGCACCATCCAGGTCAATTTGATCGGAACGTTTGATGTCATTCGCCACGGCGCAAACGCCATGGCCGTCAACCAGCCGGACGAAGACAGCGGCCGCGGCGTCATCGTCACAACTGCTTCTGTCGCGGCTTATGAAGGGCAGATTGGCCAGGTGGCATATTCGGCATCCAAGGGCGCAATCGTCGGCATGACTTTGCCTCTGGCGCGTGAACTGGCGCGCTCGGGGATTCGCGTGTGCACCATCGCTCCCGGAATCTTTCACACGCCGCTGCTCGGCGCATTGCCTGAAGCAGCGCAGCAGTCTCTCAGCCAGCAGGTTCCGTTCCCGCAAAGACTAGGCAAGCCGCCGGAGTTCGCCGCGTTGGTACAGCACATCATTGAAAACAACATGCTGAACGGCGAGACGATCCGTCTTGACGGCGCAATCCGCATGGCTCCCAAATAAATATTCAGCCAAGAGGCGGGCGATAGCATGCGCGTTCTGATAGCAGGCGGCGGCACCGGTGGACATGTAATCCCGGCGCTGGCCATTGCGCGCGAGTTGAAGGCCCACCACAACGCTGAAGTCCTTTTTGTGGGGACCGCCAGAGGCATGGAAAACCGCCTGGTTCCGCAGGCTGGTTTTGGGTTGATGCGGGTCAAGGTGGGCGCACTGAAAAATGTGAGCCTCATTACCCGGATGCGCACGGTGTTTGACCTGCCCAGGGCCGTAGTTGACGCTCGGAAGATCATCAAGGTCTTCAATCCTGATGTGGTGGTGGGCGTAGGCGGATACGCTTCCGGCCCGGCGATGGCGGCGGCCATCATGATGCACATTCCCACGCTGGCTTTTGAGCCAAACTATGTTCCGGGGTTTGCCAACAAGATCGTCGGCCATCGCGTTTCGGCGGCGGCGGTGCATTTTGAGCAGACGGAAAAATACTTTCGCAATGCCCAGGTTGTTGGCGTGCCGGTGCGGGCGGAGTTCTTTAACGTGCCGTCGCCCGGTGGCAACCATCCGCCAACGCTGCTGATTTTTGGCGGCAGCCAGGGCGCACGGGCTATCAATCAGGCCATGGTGGCCGCTGCCCCGGCAGTACTAAGACAAATTCCCCGGCTTGAGATCATCCACCAAACGGGCGAGCGTGAATATAATGACGTGGCGGCTGCGTATAAACAGGCGGGCGTGAAGGCCGAGGTTTCAGCTTTTATTGATGACATGCCAGCGGCCTTTGCGCGGGCAGATTTGCTGTTGTGCCGCTCCGGGGCGAGTACGGTTGCCGAAGCGACGGCGGCAGGCAAGCCGGCAATTTTTGTCCCGTTTCCGCAGGCGGCGGACGACCATCAGCGCCGCAATGCGGAAGCAATTGTGCAAGGCGGCGCGGCCATGCTGGTGCCGCAGGCGGAGCTTACGCCAGAGCGATTGACGGAGGTGATCACGCAGCTGTTTGCGAATCCCACGCGTCTAAAGCAAATGGCAGAGCGGGCACGTGCGCTCTCTCACCATGACGCGGCTGGTAGAGTGGCAAGGATGGTGGCGGAGCTGGCGGAAAGAAGCAATTAGCAGCTAGCAATTGGCAATTAGCCAAAATCAAGTGCGAGTTTAGCCGCGAATGAACGCGAAAAACGCGAATCGGAATGAAGTAGGGGCGAGCCAGATTAGCGCGGCGAGCCCGCTGTAACAGGTGCAGAAGAAATAGAGGTCAGGCGAAACTCTGTAGCGGTTTGGAGCGCAGCGACACAGTTTTTTCCGAAGTAAGGGCGAGCCCGACTAGCGCGGCGAGCGGCACGCAACAGGAGCAATGGATAGATTGGTTCGACGAAGCTCTTAAGCGGTTTGGAGCGAAGCGACACAGTTTTTTCCGGAGTAAGGGGCGAGCCCGACTTGCGCGGCGAGCCCAATGTGACGGGTGCAGAACAGAATTAGAGGTTCGACGAAGCTCTATAGCGGTTGGGAGCGCAGCGACAAGAACAATGTTTGCAAAAATTCAGCGGATACATTTCGTCGGGATTGGCGGCATCGGCATGAGTGGTATTGCCGAGGTGCTGCTCACGCTCGGCTACAAGGTGTCCGGGTCTGACCTCAAGAGTTCCAGCGTTACAGAGCGGCTGGCGGAAAAGGGCGCCATCATTTTCGTGGGTCATCGCGCTGAGAACATTACCGGCGCGGAGGTCGTGGTGGCCAGCTCAGCCGTAAAGCGCGACAATCCCGAGATCCTGGCGGCGCGCGCCGAGTATATTCCGGTAATCCAGCGCGCGGAGATGCTGGCTGAACTCATGCGCTTGAAGTATGGAATCGCCATTGCCGGGATGCATGGCAAGACCACTACCACCAGCATGGTTGCTGCGGTGCTGGCTGCGGGTGGGCTCGATCCAACGGTCGTTGTCGGCGGGCGCGTGGATGCCATGGGATCGAACGCCCGGCTGGGCAAATCGCAATATCTGGTGGCGGAGGCCGATGAAAGCGACCGTTCATTCCTAAAGCTCTCGCCCATCCTTGCCGTGGTGACCAATATTGATCGCGAGCATATGGATTGTTATCGCGACATGGCGGACGTGGAGCAGGCGTTTCTGGATTTCATTGATCGCGTGCCGTTTTATGGCATGGCTGTGCTCTGCCATGATGATGAACGGCTTCGCAACATGCTGCCGCGCCTGGCCCGCCGGGCTACTACATATGGCGTGCATCAAGACGCGGACTTTCGTGTGGGCGGCGCGCGGGCAAAATGCGCCGGCAACAAACACTTGGCGCATTTCTCAGTGGAATACCGTGGCAAGTCGCTGGGTGATTTCCATCTGCGCGTTCCCGGCAACCATAACGTGCTGAATGCGACGGCAGCCGTAGCGGTGGGCGTAGGGTTAGACATTGATCCGGAGCGCATTCGTGAAGCGCTGGAAAACTTTCGCGGCGTCGATCGGCGTTTTCAGCTTCGCGGACGCGCTGCTGACGTCAGCGTGATTGACGATTACGGACACCATCCCACGGAGATCCGCGCCACGCTGGCGGCGGCACGCCATTGCGGATTCAAGCGCGTGCACGTGATCTTCCAGCCGCATCGCTTCACACGCACGCGCGATCTGCTGGAACAATTCGGCGCGGCCTTTAATGATGCCGATACGATTTCCGTGCTCGATATCTATGCCGCCAGTGAAGCGCCGATCCCGGGAATTACGGGTGAACGGCTGGTCCAGGCCATTCAATTATTTGGCGATCAACGCGGCGCGGTGAGCTATGTCCCGTCATTCGACGAAGCAGCGCGCCAAGTTTCTGCGCTGGCCGAACCCGGCGACATGGTGCTCACTCTTGGCGCCGGCAGCGTCTCACAACTGGGGTCCATGGTGCTGGAGCAGTTGAGGAAGAAGCAGGCGGAGATGAAAGAAGCCGCCAGCTACTAGTATGGTGTCTCACAAATACCTTTACAAAGAGTTGGCCCGATACTTGCTTTCCAAAAGATTATTCCGCGCAGCCGAGGGCGGCTGCGGTCCACAATGATTGTTTATTGCATGCATTGTCGAGTTATTTCAGAGACACCACACTAGCCGGTCGTCCAACACCTAAATTCAATCCCATCCTTTAAGAAGACCTATTCAGGAACAAAGTAAAACGCCACCGCCACAATGGCATAGACAGCCAGAAGCTGCGCGCCTTCAAACCAGTTGGTCTCGCCGTCGGATGAAATCATGTCAACAATCACCACGGAAAGAACGATGGCGGCAATTTCAAAGCCGTTGAACACCAGCGTCATGGGATGTCCAATGGCGACGGAGAGAAAAACCAGGACAGGCGCGACGAACAAGGCAATCTGCGTACTTGCGCCCGTGGCAATGGCCATGGAAACGTCCATACGATTGCGGCGGGCCATGATGATGGCCGTGGAATTTTCCGCGGCGTTGCCCACCAAAGCCACCACAATCACGCCAACAAAAAGTTCCGTCATGCCCAGCGCTTTGGTGACAGGAGCGATCTGCCCGACAAGGATTTCGCTCATCCCGGCAATCAGGACAGTCGCAAGCGCAAGCGAAACGATGGCTTGAGCACGAGAGGTCCTGGGAGCGCCTTCTTCTTCAGGATGCTGGGCGGCAAAAGACGCGCGGTGCGTGCGAAAAACAAAGAGCAGGTTCAGCAGGTAGAGCGCGATAAGAACGCCGCTGGTCCATAGGCTGAGATGTTGCAGGTTCACGTCGTGATGCTGAAGCGTTCCAAAGAGAGTCAGGTTAAAGACCGCGGGCATCACCAGCGCAGCCACGGCAATCATCAGCGTGGTGCTGTTCATGGCGGAAGTGGTGCGGGAAAAGCGTTGTACCGGGTTGCGCAGGCCGCCCGCGACCAGGCTGAGCCCCAGCACCAGCAGCAGGTTCCCAATAATGCTGCCGGAAAGGGAAGCCTTGACCACGTTGATGTGTCCGGCATGCAATGCGAAAAACGCGATGATCATTTCCGTGGCGTTTCCCATGGTCGCGCTCAGGATTCCGCCCGCGGCCGGCCCGCACTGTGAAGCCAGAGCGCCGGTGGATTCGCCCAAGACGCTGGCCAGCGGAGCAATGGCGAGAGCCGAAGCGATAAAAATCAGCAGCGGGGCGGCATGCAACAGGTCGAGAACAATGGCTGCCGGCACGAAGAGAAGAAGGAGGTTCAGCCAGCGGTGTTCCGTTTTCAGCGGAAACCTGCTCCACACGGTGCGAGGCGGCGCGGGAATTTTCTTAGGAGGGGCGGGCATCTGGAGGATTGTAAAAGATCAGCAAAAAGACCGCCTGAATGGGCGGGTTCTTGTGCTTAACAAAATAAATCCGCTGCTTAATTTTGTGCGTTTCTTCAAGCCGCTTCGCTATTTTGTTGCGTCCGCTTTCGCCGTGCGGTTATAAGACTAGAGACGGGCCACGCCAGTGGTTGCACACCGGCGCGCCCTGACCACAAATCACCTTCTAACGAAAGGTAACCCATGGCTGACACAG
Encoded proteins:
- a CDS encoding enoyl-CoA hydratase/isomerase family protein, with product MSDLVQLSKDNDIAIITINNPPVNALSPGVPEGISEAIEQVDKDPTVKAAVLIGGGKTFVAGADIKEFGKMTSGKTRGGVPFVPLLGRIEDCSKPVVMAIHGTAFGGGLELAMAGHYRVAAPTAQVGQPEVKLGIIPGAAGTQRLPRLAGVAKAVEMCADGNPIKAKEALSLGIVDKLIDGDLLSGAVAFAREIAGKPARKTRERNEKLGSAEQNAPIFAAARDAARKKARGLMAPMAAIDAVEAATKLPFDQGVEAERKLFMECLFSDQSKAMIHVFFGEREVAKIPDVPKETPTIPVNTAAVIGAGTMGGGIAMNFANAGIPVLLKETDQAALDRGINTIRKNYENTMKKGRLTQQQMDDRMKLIKPTLTYDGFESADMVVEAVFEGMALKKQVFGDLDKICKKGAVLASNTSTLSIDEIASATSRPESVIGTHFFSPANVMRLLEIVRGKATSKEVIATCMQLSKKLGKVGVLVGNCRGFVGNRMFGPYRREAQFLVEEGAGIEAIDKAMYEYGMAMGPLAVGDLAGLDVGWRIRKEFKHLEKPGVRQPLAEDRLCEMGRYGQKTGAGWYKYDENRRAIFDPTVEENVRKWAAEAGVKQHAISKEEIVDRLIYALVNEGARILEEGYALRAVDIDIIYLTGYGFPAHRGGPMWYADTVGLKKVYDRICEFHKQHGELWEPAPLLKRLAEEGKGFADFDQKASAAA
- a CDS encoding thiolase family protein; translation: MNREAVIVDALRTPLGRRDGMLKSWHPVDLLGFTLKGLVARNRLDPARIDDVIAGCVGQVGEQAFNVSRNAVLAAGFPESVPGTTVDRQCGSSQQAIHFAAQGVIAGSYDIAIGCGVESMTRVPMGASAANGPGKPFGPAMMKRYNNVHFNQGISAEMLAERYKLTRECLDQYSLESHRRAAQAAEQGWFCREILPLPVEAEQGTVNVSRDEGIRAGSTLEKLATLKTVFKADGVVTAANSSQITDGAAAVLIMERGVAEKLGYRPMARFVEFALAAEDPVLMLGAPIPATRKIMERSGLKLEDMDRVEINEAFASVVLAWQRETKADLGQVNVNGGAIALGHPLGASGARLMTTLVHELERTGGRYGLQTMCEGGGMANATIIERIN
- a CDS encoding 3-hydroxyacyl-CoA dehydrogenase, which gives rise to MKIKGSSALVTGGASGLGAATVRMLAAQGAKVVIADVNEKGGNDLAQELGASNSVKFVKTDVTDDAQIAAAVEAAVKQHGGLHILVATAGIGIAEKLLGKNGMHDLQKFIRTIQVNLIGTFDVIRHGANAMAVNQPDEDSGRGVIVTTASVAAYEGQIGQVAYSASKGAIVGMTLPLARELARSGIRVCTIAPGIFHTPLLGALPEAAQQSLSQQVPFPQRLGKPPEFAALVQHIIENNMLNGETIRLDGAIRMAPK
- the murG gene encoding undecaprenyldiphospho-muramoylpentapeptide beta-N-acetylglucosaminyltransferase encodes the protein MRVLIAGGGTGGHVIPALAIARELKAHHNAEVLFVGTARGMENRLVPQAGFGLMRVKVGALKNVSLITRMRTVFDLPRAVVDARKIIKVFNPDVVVGVGGYASGPAMAAAIMMHIPTLAFEPNYVPGFANKIVGHRVSAAAVHFEQTEKYFRNAQVVGVPVRAEFFNVPSPGGNHPPTLLIFGGSQGARAINQAMVAAAPAVLRQIPRLEIIHQTGEREYNDVAAAYKQAGVKAEVSAFIDDMPAAFARADLLLCRSGASTVAEATAAGKPAIFVPFPQAADDHQRRNAEAIVQGGAAMLVPQAELTPERLTEVITQLFANPTRLKQMAERARALSHHDAAGRVARMVAELAERSN
- the murC gene encoding UDP-N-acetylmuramate--L-alanine ligase, with product MFAKIQRIHFVGIGGIGMSGIAEVLLTLGYKVSGSDLKSSSVTERLAEKGAIIFVGHRAENITGAEVVVASSAVKRDNPEILAARAEYIPVIQRAEMLAELMRLKYGIAIAGMHGKTTTTSMVAAVLAAGGLDPTVVVGGRVDAMGSNARLGKSQYLVAEADESDRSFLKLSPILAVVTNIDREHMDCYRDMADVEQAFLDFIDRVPFYGMAVLCHDDERLRNMLPRLARRATTYGVHQDADFRVGGARAKCAGNKHLAHFSVEYRGKSLGDFHLRVPGNHNVLNATAAVAVGVGLDIDPERIREALENFRGVDRRFQLRGRAADVSVIDDYGHHPTEIRATLAAARHCGFKRVHVIFQPHRFTRTRDLLEQFGAAFNDADTISVLDIYAASEAPIPGITGERLVQAIQLFGDQRGAVSYVPSFDEAARQVSALAEPGDMVLTLGAGSVSQLGSMVLEQLRKKQAEMKEAASY